A DNA window from Anastrepha obliqua isolate idAnaObli1 chromosome 5, idAnaObli1_1.0, whole genome shotgun sequence contains the following coding sequences:
- the LOC129248433 gene encoding seminal metalloprotease 1-like — MKIFLGFALLSAVGVCLAAPLSSTIDEDPELTAGYFEGDIVLSPSQYNDMRNGLRNETRRWPNNTVYYKFHEGAFDEAHRNHVLRGIEILEAVSCIRFKEATEGQEYFVNITGLSGGCYSSVGWTNSIRSVNLQVYPLDTGCFRLGTIVHEFLHTLGFYHMQSASNRDDYVRIATENLISGTEHNFNKYEEDFIDDFDEEYDYGSVLHYSAYAFSANGEMTIVPLQEDGAAVMGQRRGLSKSDIVKLNTMYRCPVVV; from the exons atgaagatttttttGGGCTTTGCGCTACTTTCTGCAGTTGGTGTGTGTCTGGCGGCACCGCTAAGCTCAACAATCGATGAAGATCCTGAGCTAACTGCTGGTTATTTTGAGGGCGATATTGTGCTGAGCCCCTCGCAGTATAATGACATGCGTAATGGTTTGCGTAACGAAACTCGACGCTGGCCGAACAATACAGTCTACTACAAATTCCACGAAGGCGCTTTCG ATGAGGCACATCGTAATCACGTGTTGCGTGGCATAGAAATCTTGGAAGCGGTTTCGTGCATTCGCTTTAAGGAAGCCACCGAAGGCCAAGAATATTTCGTCAACATCACTGGCTTGAGTGGCGGTTGTTATTCGAGCGTTGGTTGGACGAATAGCATTCGCTCTGTCAATCTTCAGGTTTATCCTTTGGATACGGGTTGTTTCCGTCTCGGCACAATCGTACATGAATTCCTGCATACACTCGGTTTTTACCACATGCAAAGCGCTTCAAATCGTGATGACTACGTACGCATTGCTACCGAAAACCTTATCTCTGGTACCGAGcacaatttcaataaatacGAAGAAGACTTTATCGACGATTTTGATGAGGAGTACGACTATGGCAGCGTGTTGCACTATTCAGCGTATGCATTTTCGGCTAATGGTGAAATGACTATAGTGCCGTTGCAGGAGGATGGAGCCGCTGTGATGGGCCAGCGTCGTGGTTTAAGCAAAAGTGATATCGTCAAATTGAATACAATGTATCGTTGCCCGGTGGTGGTATAA
- the LOC129248461 gene encoding seminal metalloprotease 1-like: protein MKAFLAFVLLGITTDCLAAPLSQSMLDDPELIAGYFQGDIVLSPSQRNGYRNETLRWPNNTVYYKINNGFFDEAHRNHILRGIQIIEDLSCIRFQEASEDQQYYVNITGSDGGCYSSIGWLNGIQYYNLQIYPLDTGCFRLGTIVHEFLHTLGFFHMQSAANRDDYVRIEFDNIQEGMEFNFEKYDEDYIDDYDEEYDYGSVLHYSEYAFSVNGEKTIIPLKEEGSVIGQRRGMSKSDINKLNLMYHCPIKV, encoded by the exons atGAAAGCCTTCCTCGCCTTTGTATTGCTTGGCATAACTACAGATTGCTTGGCTGCGCCATTAAGCCAGTCAATGCTTGACGATCCCGAACTGATAGCTGGCTACTTTCAAGGCGATATCGTGTTGAGCCCATCGCAGCGCAATGGCTACCGCAATGAAACTCTACGCTGGCCAAATAATACTGTCTACTATAAAATCAACAACGGCTTCTTTg ACGAAGCACATCGGAATCACATTCTACGCGGCATTCAAATCATAGAGGACCTCTCTTGCATTCGCTTCCAAGAGGCCAGCGAAGACCAGCAATATTACGTCAATATAACTGGCAGTGATGGCGGCTGCTATTCGAGTATTGGCTGGCTGAATGGCATTCAATATTACAATCTTCAAATCTATCCTCTGGATACTGGCTGCTTCCGTCTCGGCACAATCGTACACGAATTCTTGCATACACTCGGCTTCTTCCACATGCAAAGCGCCGCAAATCGTGACGACTACGTACGCATTGAATTTGATAATATTCAGGAGGGCATGGAATTTAATTTCGAGAAATATGATGAGGACTATATCGATGATTACGATGAGGAATACGATTATGGTAGTGTATTGCATTATAGCGAGTATGCATTTTCGGTGAATGGCGAAAAGACTATTATACCACTGAAGGAGGAGGGCTCTGTAATAGGGCAGCGGCGTGGTATGAGCAAAAGTGATATCAATAAGTTGAATTTAATGTATCACTGCCCAATAAAGGTGtag